The DNA segment ATTTGAAGGAGATCCTGGGTGCGCCGTTTTGAGTTTCCTCGAAAAAAATGAAACCCTCATTCACGGCAATGAGCTAATGGCAGGGACGATAGATGGTTACGACAAACACAAGGAGCGAGGTCAGGCGGATCACCATTTCAACAATATTGTGTGTGCACTTGAAAGCCGCTTCCCCTCCCCAGAAACCCGCATGCGGGTATCAATCCGGTTTGTAGGCTATCTCGTGTTTGACGCTTTGGTAGGCAATACTGATCGACATCACGAGAACTGGGGAGTCGTTCAGAAAACCGAAATTAGCCAAAACCCTGAAACAGATCGGCTACGATTGTCGCTTCGAACTCGTCTGGCTCCCACTTTTGATCATGGCTCTTCCCTCGGAAGGGAGCTTCTCGACGAAAGAAAGCAAATGATTCTGGAACAAGCGACAGGGATACAGCGCTATATACGCAAAGGAACAGGAGGCATTTTCTTGGACAGCCACGCCAAGAAGGGGCTTCCCCCCATTGCTCTCGCCGAACTCATCGCCACAAGGTATCCAGAGCTATTCAGACCATGGCAAAAACGGATTTTAGATCTCGGAGAAGAATTTGCCGAGGACATCGTCTTGGGAATCCCCCGTTCTTGCATGTCTGAAGCAAGCGTGCAATTCGTCCTCGCTTTGCTAAAGGAATCCCGTAACCTGATCTTGGCAATTTAATGAAAAGTCTTTTCCTTGCATGGCAGGCTCCAGAAGGCTGCCTAAAAAGCAGAGCATGGTTCCCGATTGGGCGCTTGGATGCCGAAGTGCAGCAATCCCGCATCTCATCCTGCCGATTCCGCTATACGCACGGTGCGGAACGAGCTCATCGCGAAGTGGGCTTCGAGCCTCTCGTTTCCTTTCCCCACTTTAAGGTCGATTACCGCTCTGAGAAACTTTTCCCGATTTTCCAGAATCGCGTTCTTTCACCAAAACGGCCGGATTTCCCAGAATACATCGACTGGCTGGGGCTAACCGAGGAACAAGCCGACCCCATCTCCATCCTCTCTGTATCTCAAGGTCTTCGACTTACCGACAATCTTCAAACTTTCCCAAAAGTCGAGGCGGAACCGGATGGAAGTTTCCAACTCCGCTTCTTTGTTCATGGCTTGCGTTACCTAAACAGTTCATCAAAGGAAAAAGCGATGACGCTCCAACCCGGAGCCAAGCTACGGATTATGATCGAAGTCAATAATCCCGCGACCCGATTGGCTGTCACTTTGCATACCGAAGACTACACGATGATCGGCTGGGCTCCCCGTTACCTGGTGGACGATCTTGTGACGTGCATCGGGAATGCTCCGCAGATTGAAGTGACAGTTGTCAAAATCAATCAAGGACATGCCCCGCCAAACCAAGCCATTCTGGTAGAGTATTCCGGAAAAGCTCCTGCCAACCACGATCTGATGTCCTCGCTGGATCTTTTCCCACTTGTTGGGTGAGGCTTATGCCCATTTGCCTCCCTCGACTGATTTACCCGGATCCCGTCAGCGAAATGCTCTCTTGCACGGAATCCTTATTCCGAGGATGAAATCATCCGATTGTCTGATCGATTCATGTGGTTTCCCAATGAGTCAACAGTTTCACTCCCCCGTGCCCGGCACTTCGTTCAAACCCATCCTCCTCGCCGCGCGTCCGAAGACGCTGCCCGCAGCCGTCGTCCCGGTGTGGGCGGGCTGCATCCTTTCATGGAAGCTCACCGGCACCTTCAACCTCTGGTTGGCCATCTGCACGCTGGGCGGGGCAGTCGCCATCCAGATCGCGACGAACTTTTTCAACGACGCCATCGACCACGCGAAGGGCGCGGACACGGCGAAACGGCTGGGGCCGAAGCGGGTGACGGCCTCCGGCCTGATGAGCCGCGGGAAGGTGATGAAATGGGCGGCAGGGTTCCTCATCGCCGCGTCGCTGTTCGGCGCGTTCCTCATCGAGGCGCGCGGCTGGCCGATCCTGGCCATCGGCATCCCGTCGCTGTTCCTGGCCTATGGCTATACCGGAGGACCCTTTCCGCTGGCCTACCGCGGCATGGGCGAGCTGTTCGTGATCCTGTTCTTCGGCTTCATCGCGGTGACGGGCACGGTGTTCGTGCAGACCGGCGCGTGGCCGAAGGAGGCGCTGCTGCTGGGCGGGCAGGTCGGCCTGCTGTCTGCGGTGCTCATTTCCATCAATAACCTGCGCGACCGTGAGGAGGACGCCTCCACCGGCAAGCACACGCTGGCCGTCCGCTGCGGGCCGAAGTTCGCGGTGATGTTCATCTGGCTGCAGGTGAAGCTGGCCGCCTTCGCCGGGCTGGGCTGGGTCGCCTTCGGCTATCCGTATCTCGCCATCGCCAGCGCGCCGGTGCTGCTGATGGGGCTGCGGATCATCTGGGGGCTGATCAGCACGCCACCCGGTCCCGCCTACAACCGCTACCTTGCCATGGGCGGCATCCAGCTCATCATGTTCGCGGCGGCCTACCACCTCGCAGCCGTTCTGAAACCATGATCTCCACCGGACAAAAGCCGCTCATCGCCCGCTACCGCATCCGGAGCCGTGGCTTTCTCAACGCCATCTCCGGCCGCCGTGAGTTCGAGGGCGTGCTGATCCGCGTCGGCGGCGGCTTCGGCTGCATCCATCCATGGCCGGAGCTGGGCGACCCCACGCTCGACAAATGCCTCGCGGATCTGGAAGGACCGCGCCGCTGGCCCATCGTCCGCCGTGCGCTACGCTGCGCCGAATATGACGAGGCCGCGCGCAGCCGCGACGAGTCCCTGTTCGAGGAAATGGAGGTGCCGAAAAGCCATGCCACGGTCACCGACCCGAAGCTCCCGGCGATCCAGGAAGCGGTGGAAGCTGGCTTCAACGTCATCAAGATCAAGGGCGGCCGGAATCCGGAAAAGGAACGCGCGTTCCTGCTGGAGGCGGTGGAGGAATTCCCCGCCCTGAAATGGCGGATCGACTTCAACGAGTCCCTCACCCCGGAGACCGTGGAGGCCTTTCTGATGGGGCTGCCGGAAAAGGTGCGCGGCGCGATTGATTTCATCGAGGATCCCTGCCCGTTCTCGGAGACCGCGTGGCCCGCGCTCTACCGGAAGACGCGGGTGCCGCTCGCGATCGACCGCGAGGCCGGGCCGCACCGCGAAGGCGCGCAGGTATGCGTCATCAAGCCCGCCATCGACGAGCCGTTCCTGCTGGCGGAGGCGGCCATCGCCCACCGGCAGCGGGTGGTGCTGACCAGCTACATGGACCATCCCTTCGGCCAGGCGTTCGCCGCGTGGGAGGCGGCGCGGTTGGAACTGCAGTTCCCCGGCATCACCGGCGCCTGCGGCCTGCAGACGCACCACCTTTTCGATGCGAACGAATTCAGCGAGGCGCTCGGCCCATGGTCGCCGGACTTCACCCCGCCATCCGGCACGGGCCTCGGATTCGACGACCAACTCGAAGCGCTGCCATGGACGCGGCTCTACTGACCGACCCATCGTTCTGGGATGACCCGCGGCCATTCGCGCCGGGGGATGACCGGCGCGCCCTGCCGGAACTGCCGCAACTGGAAGGGCATGTCCTGTTCCAGACATCCGGCAGCACCGGCACGCCGAAATGGATCGCCCTTTCCAAGTCCGCGCTGCTGCTCTCCGCAGCCTGCGTGAACCGCCACCTCGGCGTGACGGAGGACTCCCGCTGGGGATTGACCCTGCCGCTCCACCATGTCGGCGGCTTCGGCGTGGCGGCGCGTTGTTTCGAGGCGGCGTGCGATTGCTCCACCTATCCGGGAAAGTGGAACGCAGCGGAGTTCCGGAAGTGGGCGGCGGAAAGGGCCATCACCCACACCTCGATGGTGCCCACGCAGGTCCATGACCTGGTGGCGTCCAATCTGGCGGCACCCTCCGCCCTCCGGGCCATCGTGGTGGGCGGCGGCAGGCTGGATGAACGGACCGGACAGGCGGCAAGGGATCTCGGCTGGCCGGTCCTGGCCAGCTACGGCATGACGGAGACCAGCTCGCAGATCGCCACGCAATCCCCGGAGCTACTGAATTTCCCGTATCAAACCGGCGGCATCCCGCTGCTCGACATCTGGGACGCCCGCGCGGGGGACGACGGCATCCTGGAGATCTCCGGACCGGCGCTTTTCTCCGGCAGCCTGCGCAAGGACGAGGCAGGCTGCTGGATCTACGAGGAACGCAGTAGTGAATGGCACCGCACCTCCGACAGGGTGCTGTTACGGGAACGCCACCTCACGCCGCTCGGCCGCGCCGACCAGGTCGTCAAGGTGCTGGGGGAACTGGTGGATCCGGAGGAGATCGAGCGCGAGCTGACCGCGATCTCCTGTGGGATCCTCGCGCCCGGGACCTTCGCCGTTGTTCCCGTCCCGGATGCGCGGGCGGAGCACCGGCTCGTCCCCGTTTTCAAAAATCCGATCCCGCCGGAGTTGGTCCTCAACCTGCTAAAGGAGTATGAAATCCATGCACCAGGATACCGCCGCCTCCAGCCACCCGTGTTCACCGAATCGCTTCCTTGCAGCCCGCTTGGAAAAATACTCCGGGCCGATCTACGAAAGTTGGCCGGCGGCTGAAAAGTTGTTGTCATCTCCGTAAATTCCAGAGAGTCTGCCATTACTTTGAAAAGCCGTATTAAATGGCCGCTCAACAAAAGTGGCCTACGCGATCACCGGTGGCGGGCCGGCGGATGCACCCCCTTACCCGCCATGTTTCCACCCATTGAATCATGATCAACCGTACCGATGAGTCACAGGCATTGATTAACGAAGAGGAAACCCTTCCAAAGATCAAAACCACCAGGAACCAGCCAGTGACCTCTCGACCGCGACCGACGGAACTGGGCCTCACCGCCCCCAACCAAACCGCCAAAAACTACGTCCTCGACACCAACGTGCTGCTGCATGACCCGGCGGCGCTGGAACGGTTCAAGGAAAACCACCTCTGCATCCCGGTGGACGTGCTTTCCGAACTGGACAAGTTCAAGTCGGAGCAGACGGAACGGGGCGCGAACGCCCGCCGCGTCCACCGCCGCCTGACGGAGATGTTCTCCTGCGCGCAGAAGGTCACGCGGGGCGTGGACACCGCCGAGGGCGGCACCATCCGCCTGGTGATCTACGATCCGGAGTCGTGCCCGAAGAGCTCCAGCCAGCTCGACAGCTTCCACCGCATCTTCCCTGACCGGGAACGTGTGGACCACCGCATCCTGGCGGCGACCCTGCTGCTGATGCAGCACAACAAAAGCCCCGTCGTGCTGGTGACCAAGGACATCAACATGCAGCTCAAGGCCCGCGCCGTGGGCATCGACTGCCAGGACTACCTCAATGACAAGGTGGATGCGCGGGAGGTGTCCAACTACGAGGTCCGCCGTATCGAGGTGGACCCGATGGAGCTGCACCGCTTCTCCAGCACCGGGGAGCTGCTCATTTCACCCGAACGCTTCGCCGGTCTGGCCACCAACGAATACCTGCTGCTGGGCGCCGGGGAAAAGCAGACCATCCCCGCCCGCCTGCATGCCGACGGCCGCTTCGTGAAACTCAACATCCCGGAGGTGCTGAAGATCCCCGACGGGCAGACGCTCAAGCCGCTCAACCTGGGCCAGCGCTTCCTCATCGACGCGCTGCTCAATCCGGACATCTCGCTGGTCACCTGCTACGGCCACGCCGGCACGGGCAAGACGCTGGTCGCCGTCGCCGCCGGCCTCCATGAAATGTTCAACCGGAGATACAACGGCATCACCGTGAGCCGCCCGGTGGTGGCCATGGGCGACCAGCTCGGCTTCCTGCCCGGCTCCCTGGATGAGAAGATGCGCCCGTGGCTCCAACCGATCCATGACGCGCTGGATCTGCTGATGCGTCCGAACGTCCCGCTGGGACCGAAGCGCAAGCAGCAGAAGCCGAACCCCGGCGCGCCACCGGCCAAGAAGCCCTATGAGCTGCTGATGGAGCAGGGCATCCTGGAGATCGAAGCGCTCTGCTACATCCGTGGACGCTCGATCCCGAACCGGTTCTTCGTGCTGGATGAGGCGCAGCAGCTCACCCCGCAGGAGGCGAAGACGGTGGTCACCCGGATGTCCCGCGACTCGAAGCTGGTCCTCGTCGGCGACCCCGCCCAGATCGACAATCCCTATGTGGACAGCCGCAGCAACGGCTTGGTCTATACGCGCAACCGGCTCAAGGGTCAGCCGTTCGTCGCCCACGTCGCGCTCAACCGCGGCGAGCGGTCGGAGCTGGCGGAGGCCGGCGCGCAGTTGATGTGAAATCCGCCTGACCCTCCTGATCGAAGCGCGCGGTCCCCCGGGGATCGCGCGCTTTTTCGTTCCAAGAGGAGAAGCGGGAATTTTTTTGTCCAATTTTCCGGCTTCGCCGCCTTGT comes from the Luteolibacter sp. SL250 genome and includes:
- a CDS encoding AMP-binding protein; amino-acid sequence: MDAALLTDPSFWDDPRPFAPGDDRRALPELPQLEGHVLFQTSGSTGTPKWIALSKSALLLSAACVNRHLGVTEDSRWGLTLPLHHVGGFGVAARCFEAACDCSTYPGKWNAAEFRKWAAERAITHTSMVPTQVHDLVASNLAAPSALRAIVVGGGRLDERTGQAARDLGWPVLASYGMTETSSQIATQSPELLNFPYQTGGIPLLDIWDARAGDDGILEISGPALFSGSLRKDEAGCWIYEERSSEWHRTSDRVLLRERHLTPLGRADQVVKVLGELVDPEEIERELTAISCGILAPGTFAVVPVPDARAEHRLVPVFKNPIPPELVLNLLKEYEIHAPGYRRLQPPVFTESLPCSPLGKILRADLRKLAGG
- the menA gene encoding 1,4-dihydroxy-2-naphthoate octaprenyltransferase, translating into MSQQFHSPVPGTSFKPILLAARPKTLPAAVVPVWAGCILSWKLTGTFNLWLAICTLGGAVAIQIATNFFNDAIDHAKGADTAKRLGPKRVTASGLMSRGKVMKWAAGFLIAASLFGAFLIEARGWPILAIGIPSLFLAYGYTGGPFPLAYRGMGELFVILFFGFIAVTGTVFVQTGAWPKEALLLGGQVGLLSAVLISINNLRDREEDASTGKHTLAVRCGPKFAVMFIWLQVKLAAFAGLGWVAFGYPYLAIASAPVLLMGLRIIWGLISTPPGPAYNRYLAMGGIQLIMFAAAYHLAAVLKP
- a CDS encoding HipA domain-containing protein is translated as MPKEYPILEIDPSWKRSGEDMGSKRKFWFRHEERMWLYKQARLNTGEHWAEKIASEIAFKLGLPTHKVELAKFEGDPGCAVLSFLEKNETLIHGNELMAGTIDGYDKHKERGQADHHFNNIVCALESRFPSPETRMRVSIRFVGYLVFDALVGNTDRHHENWGVVQKTEISQNPETDRLRLSLRTRLAPTFDHGSSLGRELLDERKQMILEQATGIQRYIRKGTGGIFLDSHAKKGLPPIALAELIATRYPELFRPWQKRILDLGEEFAEDIVLGIPRSCMSEASVQFVLALLKESRNLILAI
- a CDS encoding PhoH family protein, giving the protein MINRTDESQALINEEETLPKIKTTRNQPVTSRPRPTELGLTAPNQTAKNYVLDTNVLLHDPAALERFKENHLCIPVDVLSELDKFKSEQTERGANARRVHRRLTEMFSCAQKVTRGVDTAEGGTIRLVIYDPESCPKSSSQLDSFHRIFPDRERVDHRILAATLLLMQHNKSPVVLVTKDINMQLKARAVGIDCQDYLNDKVDAREVSNYEVRRIEVDPMELHRFSSTGELLISPERFAGLATNEYLLLGAGEKQTIPARLHADGRFVKLNIPEVLKIPDGQTLKPLNLGQRFLIDALLNPDISLVTCYGHAGTGKTLVAVAAGLHEMFNRRYNGITVSRPVVAMGDQLGFLPGSLDEKMRPWLQPIHDALDLLMRPNVPLGPKRKQQKPNPGAPPAKKPYELLMEQGILEIEALCYIRGRSIPNRFFVLDEAQQLTPQEAKTVVTRMSRDSKLVLVGDPAQIDNPYVDSRSNGLVYTRNRLKGQPFVAHVALNRGERSELAEAGAQLM
- a CDS encoding enolase C-terminal domain-like protein, which gives rise to MISTGQKPLIARYRIRSRGFLNAISGRREFEGVLIRVGGGFGCIHPWPELGDPTLDKCLADLEGPRRWPIVRRALRCAEYDEAARSRDESLFEEMEVPKSHATVTDPKLPAIQEAVEAGFNVIKIKGGRNPEKERAFLLEAVEEFPALKWRIDFNESLTPETVEAFLMGLPEKVRGAIDFIEDPCPFSETAWPALYRKTRVPLAIDREAGPHREGAQVCVIKPAIDEPFLLAEAAIAHRQRVVLTSYMDHPFGQAFAAWEAARLELQFPGITGACGLQTHHLFDANEFSEALGPWSPDFTPPSGTGLGFDDQLEALPWTRLY